From a region of the Tateyamaria omphalii genome:
- a CDS encoding zf-TFIIB domain-containing protein produces MQCPIDGTQLVIADRSGVEIDYCPQCRGVWLDRGELDKIIERAAAYAPPPPPPQADPQMSRGYDERDYDDRDYDDRDYDKRGRDPRRRKKKGMGDLLGDIFDF; encoded by the coding sequence GTCATCGCTGACCGGAGCGGGGTCGAGATTGACTATTGCCCGCAGTGCCGTGGGGTGTGGCTGGACCGGGGTGAGCTGGACAAGATCATTGAGCGTGCTGCGGCCTACGCGCCGCCGCCTCCACCGCCACAGGCCGATCCGCAGATGAGCCGTGGGTACGATGAGCGGGACTATGATGATCGCGATTATGATGATCGTGACTATGACAAGCGCGGCCGTGACCCGCGCCGTCGCAAGAAAAAGGGCATGGGTGACCTGCTGGGCGATATTTTTGACTTCTAG